CGCCCCTGCGCCGTGCTATTTCATCAAGAACTTTTATGGCCGTATTATCATCGCTGTTGACGGCGAGCGCCTGGTTTGCAAGACTTCTTGCATGCTCAAGGAGAATTTCATCCCTTCCTGCTTCGTTTAAGGCTTTCTGTGCCTGCAGTGAAAGTTCTGATGCTTTTTTTATCTGAGAATTATTTGCAGGCCGCTGCCTGTATCCCAGTGTATATTCTGCTTCTGTAATTATTTTTTTCAGTCCCGGATAAGCAGGATTTAGTTCGTACATATCAAGCAGGTCACTGTATGCCTGCTGCGAAGAAATATCAGATGATTTTATTTCTGCTTTCAGTCTTTCGATTTTCTCCGGGAATGTTGCATCAAAACTTTCCTTATCGGTCAACTGGTCTATTTTCAGCCTTAAAAGGCCTGCCTCTTTATTTCTCGGGTAAAAGTTTTTTACAAGCTGAATTTTTTCTTCTGCAGTTTCAAGATAGGGAACAGCTTCGTTTTTCTTTCCTTCTTTGAAAAGAATTTCTCCTTTTTTGAAATTCATCTGTGCATCTGCAAGGTTCTGGAGAATTTCAGGAGCTTTTGAATCGTAGCGGGAGATTTCACGACCTTCCTTTATTGCAATGGCTGTATTTACAAAATCTTTAAGCCGTTCCAGCTCCATATCTGATTCAAGTTCATAATCCATCATTTTTGACCACAATCTTCTTTTTTCTTCTGCCTGTGAAAGAATATAGAAGGCGTTTTCAAAATTGCCTGAATCATAGGCTCTTCGTGCATCGGTCTTGTATTTACGCTGCTGGATTACGAACAGAGGTTTTTCCCCATTGATGATATCCTGCTTGAGTTTTGTAAGTTTCTGATAAAGATCGTTTCTTAAGTCTCCGTCATTTTTCAGTTCTGCTTCAAGGCTGTTGTAAAGAGCATCTGCTTTCTGGTATTGATTGAAGGCTTCAATAAAGTCATTCTTTTTATAAAGTTCATAGGCTTTGTCAAACAAAACTGTCACGGAATTTTCTGCAATTTTTGCAGTAAGGTATTTTTTTTCTGCAGTTTTTGAAATCGTATGTATCTTTTCCTGCAATCCGGATATTTTTTTTATTGATTCTTCAATTGAACGCTGCTCAGATATGAAATTTGTTCTGTATCCATAACCTGCATTCAGCTTTTTTATTCCGTCAGAAAGAATCTGGATGTCAGTGGTAAAACTCTGTAATGCATTTGCACATTCTGTTTTACATTTTCCGGCATATTTTGTTTCTTCCGTTTCATTTATATATGAATTGAGTACTGCTGTAATGCCTTCGTCTTCGGAAGTTATAAGGCTTGCAGCTTCTGCATAATATCTGGCGGTTTCAATCCATAAGTTGATGGAGCCTGATGTAGAAATGCGTTCGATTTCACTGCAGGCGGATGAAATACTGTCTGTGAGTTCGGATATAAATTCTGTCTTGCCGTTCAGGTTTTTCAGTGTGATTAAATTCTGTGAGGATTTTATGGATGACACGGTTTTTCCGTAGGTAAAAAGAGCTTCTGCATTTTTTACCAGAGTATCAGAGTAGGCATCATTTCTTGTCCGTAAAGAAAGCTTTATGTCTTCCGGTTTTTTTACAGTAAGATTCAGACTTGCTTTTATTTTCTGAATGATTTCAGAGAGCAGGTTTACGTCAGAAAGCAGCTGTTCTGTCATGTTCATCTGCTTTTCGTATTCTGTTTCTGATTTTTTTATAAGGGAACTGAGGGAATTTAATCTTTTGCACTGTTCGATATGAACATTAAGTTTAGAAACTGCATCTGTGACTTTTTCGTTGTCAAACTGAGTAAAAATATTTTCGGAAGAAAAATTATGCTTAATGTTTCTGGCACAGTCCAGGGCTTTCTTTTCCAGAGGATTAAGTGCGGATTTTAAAATATAATCAAACTGGCAGTCCATGACGCCGCAGATTCCTGAGTATTCTGCTTCTGGAACACCGTTTATAGAGGCTGAGAGATGCCTTATGTATACAGAACTGTCTATTTTTGAAACTGAAATTCCAGCCTCGTAAACCTGATTTCTGACTGATGAGATTTTTTTAAGTTTTTCAGTAAGGTCCGTTATATTGTAGTCACTGGAGACTTCTTTTTGTATCTGAAGATTAGCCTGAAGTGCTTCATAGTCTTTTATAAGTGATTTTATTTTTTCGATGTAGGGAGCAGCTGCTTTTACAGAAACTTCTGATGCTTCTGACTGAAGAATGCCGAATACGTCCGTCTTATTTTTTTCTGTTTTTGTGAACTGGGAGATTGCTGAGGAAAAATCCGCAGCTAACGCATCCGTGAGGGCAGCAGAGTGAATTTCCTGAAATCTTTGCGGATAAGACTTAAATAAGTCCCTGGCCGTGTTTTTCTTAGGTGCAGACGAAGCCATGTTCACTGCAGCAATGAGGAAGAATAAAAGAAATGAATACTTTTTAAACCACGACATTCCCTAAGAGAATACCATTTATTGATAAAATAAACAATAAAGTTCAGGTTTCGTTTTTTTTAAGCAGGATTTGTTACTTTTTGCGGCTGAATATCCTGTAATTCATCCATGGATACAGACAGTCTTCCTTTTCTTTTTCTGTCAGCCACTGCGTACTTACAGAATTGCTGGCGAGAGAATCATATATAGTTGTAAATGAAAGGATTGCTGACTTGAATCGTTCTTTTATGTATTCAGGAAGCTGGTTTGAGTGCAGCATGGCAGGCCATTCTCCGGACTGGGCGAGAAGTATTTCTTTAGCTGCCAGATTAAGCATTCTTCCCTTTAAGCTTGTTTCTGAAGGCAGGCGTTCTGTTAAGTCTATCATTCTTTCGCTGGCTTTTTTTACATAACGCATCATCCAGCTGTTTGTGATATCAAGCAAGTCTTCTCCGTATCCGGAATCATCTCCGGAACATGGATAGAGTTCTGCTTTAGGAAGAGTGTACTGATTTGAAATCAGGTTCTTGCAGGTGTTAAGCTCTATTTCATTTTCTTTTGAAATTATGCGGATTACCTGCTCAAGAAAGTCAATTCCCTCAAACCATTTCTGGCCGAAGAGTTCTGCAGAAAGGGGACATACGAGAACTGCATCATCTTCCGGAAGATATTCTTTTGCAGTATTCAGTTTTTCAGTTTTTGCCTGTACAAATTTTTCAGCATCTTCTTTTATCTGTTTTTGTGCGGCTTCATTATCGTACAGCGGCGCATCTTCATATTCATCTTCATCTTCAACATTGCACCAGTATCTGTAGCCGGTCAGAAAGCGTACGTTGTTTTTTCTTTCCAGAACAGTCAGATCTTCGTCTTTTAATTCAAATCCAATGTCTTTGTGCACAGAAAGATATACCGGATTAGAGACAAAGCCGTCATCTCCTGTAAAGCATTTTTCACTGTCTGGTTCTGCTGCAAATATTGCAAGAGAGTTTCCTGTTCTTACAGGACAGAAAATACCCGTCTCAATTTTTGGATTTGAGAAGAGAAGTGAGCGTGGATCAACTATAGTATAATTGACTCCATAGGGTTTTAAAATTTTCTCCAGTCCTTTTGTCCATCCCATGTATGGAATGTAAAAACCTTCTCCTGCTTCACCGAAGAAATATTTTTGTGAGTAAAGACCTGTTTCTACCTGTGCATTAATCGCTTCCGTCAGATCCTGGTAATGAGGAAGATAAGCGTATGTTGCTGCTGTAGGTATCAGTTCCAGGTATTCTTTCTGGGCAAGACTCTTAAACTGTTCTATAAGATTTCTGTGGTACTTTACAATGAAAGATTCTTTTATTTTTTTAAGTCTTTTAAGACAGTATTCTGCATTTTTTGCTTCAGGCTTTCCGTTAAGTCTTTTGAGTTCGTTTTCTCCAAGACTGATGCAGTTTTCAAGATAGTTTTCGTACTGCTGGATTATTTTTGAATCAGAAATAAGGGAACATAATGTTGATGAAAGAACAAGTCCTATTTTGTAGTTTATCCCGTCATCTGCCAGATTATTGAACAGATCCAGTAATGGTATGTAGGTATCGGTCATGGCAGAGAAAAGTATTTCATTTTCTGCTGAAAAATCTATTTTTTCATTAATGTTGCGTATGTAGCCCTGGTGTGCATTTATTATAAGTACAAGATTCTTTTTACACATTTTGTTTTCCTTTTTTACATCTGTATAATTTTTTTAATTTGAAAATGACTGACGGTGTGTCATATAGTGCTTGTAAAGTAAGTCATCCATACCAGAGATTTTTGTTAATTCGGACATCGGAAATTTCTTTCCCGGCTGAAGGTTTCTTACAGCTTCATCTTCCTGCGGAATCTCAAGTTTTTTTGTGAATGCCAGTGTTCTTGGAGCCTCACCAGAAACACGATAGGCGAGGGTTGCCATTACGAAATGCCTGTTTGCAGGAATAAGAATGTAAAGTTCGTTGTTGTCAAAATTCAGTTTTACATCAAAAGAATCAGATGATTTTTCATCGTTTTCGTTTTCAAAGAAGGAAACATGAATGAACAGTTCTTCAAAATCAAACTCTTCTTTCATAGTTTTTAAATCTGATGCTTTTATATCCCAATATGCAAAGAGCCATACAGGATTTCTCATAAAAATATGTATTGTTGTATCGTTGTAGGTTTTTGGAAGGACAGTTGCTATTCTGATGTCTGAATCTTCTACTGGAGTTGCTTCTTCAGGTTGAGCTGCTTCTTCAGTAATTTCCAGCAGTTCTCCGATGATAAAGTTTCTATTCAAATCGGAAGGAACGTTTATTCCATATGTTCTTGCCATTGCAATTAAATCTGCTGTTGACAATGTCTCTAAGTTTTGACGTGTTAAAGTAACTTCTTCCATAATCGTGTTTATAATTACGAAAAAAGCACTTTGTGTCAATATTGGAGATGGGGGGAATTGAACCCCCGTCCGGATAAGCTAACCAGGCACCTCTACAGGCTTATTGAAGCGAGGTGATTGTCGGGAAACGGTAGCAGCTTCAAAAGCGTCGTTTCCGTATCCTGAAAAAAGTCCTCCGTATAACTCAGGCGAAATACAGAGCAAGTCCCTGTTTGTGACAGCAGTTTATGATGTTAGGAACAGCACACCATAAGTGCCGGTCTCGCATTAAGCAGCGAGGCTAACTGCTTCGGAAGATTCCTCTTCACGACGTTTTGCAACTTTTGCAGTTATTGTGTTGTCAGTTCAAGGCACCTTCACGCCTGCCTGCAGTACAAGACTACTCTTAACCGTCGAAACCGGTGCACCCCCGATTTTGGTTCCCATGAAATTACCGCAAAATCCTGTAAAATTCAAGTCTCAGGATCTGCAGCTCATGGTTTTATTTTCTTACTCTACAGTAACACCGTGTCTTTTCTGCTGGAAATGCTTGAGCATGGCTACACCGTTGCGTTTGTCATTATAAACAAACCCGCCGTTCCAGTATTCCATTGCAGCAAAAAGGGCATTACCACCGTCCTGATCATCGGACTTCTTTGTTCTGAAGGTTACATAATTTGCAAGTTCTTCAAAATTTGAATTGTGAAGACATTCAAGACGCTTAGTATTAAACTCATTCCATTTTTCCAGATCTTTAAATCCTTCACCTTCGTCTTCTACAATAATATGAGCATGGGACGGGCTGAATGAGTACCATACATGGATTTTTTTGTTAATGTCGCAGTTGTTTCCGTGCTTTACACCATTCTTAATGATTTCGCTTATCTGCTGTTCAAGAAGGTTAATTTCCTTAATTTCAAGAGGTGCAGACTGAACTATCAGAAGAGTAAAGTATCTGATCTGACGGAAGTCTGAAGGAAACTCCTTGTAAAGCATGTTTGACTTATCGAAAAGCGGATCGTTGCCATCTGATCTTAACTGTTTAATTTCTTCCATAAATGCGAATTCCTCTGTTTTTATTCGTTAATCATAAGAAGTGCTTCTTCAACACTGTTTGCAATAGGGAAGTATCCCATAAGCTTTGTAAGTTCAATAACCTTTTTTACTGAACCATGGATATTTGAAATGTAAAGCTTAAGGTTCATTTTTTTGATTGTAGAGCAGATGTAAATAAGGGCACCGATTCCGGAAGAGTCGATGTAGTCTACCTGCTCAAGGTTGATGATGAACTGTTTTACATTTTTCTCAAGCATCTTCATTACGAGTTCCTTGAGTTTGTAAGAATTGTACAGGTCCATTTCACCATTTACATCAATGATATAGACGTCTCCATTCTTTCTGATTTTTAGTTCCATAATTTTTGCTCCTTAGACAAAATTTTCTATCTTATACAAAATTAAAACTTGATAACTAGAAGTGTCTGGTCATCATGCTGTTCAGTTTCTCCACAGAAATTCTGAATATCAGCCTTGACAAGGTTTGCAATGTCCTTGCCTGAAGAACCACAGTTCTTCTTAATTACATTAAGCAGTGATTCTACAGAATATTGCTGTCCCTGTCCATTCAGTGATTCAATAATACCGTCTGAGAACGAGACAAGTATATCACCTTTTTTGATTTCCTGCACGTACTCTTTATATTCACTTGCTTTTTCAACACCAATAGGCTCTGAAGTATGTGAGATACAGCTGAAGGTTTTTGCCGTACTGTCAAAGTAATAAACTGGTGTTGTTCCACATGTAGAATACTCGGCTTTATGGCTTACCGGATCATAATTTATGAGTGCACAGGAACCGAAATGGTCTGTACTGAATGATTCGGAAGCAATTCCTTTGTTAACCCAGGTAAGAATTGTTCCGGCTGTCTGCTTAGTGTTAACTACAAGCCTTGTCATAGCTCTGATCATTGTCATGATTATTACGCTGTTGATTCCTTTTCCGGCAATATCGCCTAAAACAAAGGAAATTCTGTCTTTTCTGGAAGGAATCACATCGTAATAGTCACCGCATACACCTTCGTTCTGTTCAAAGATAGTTCCAACCTGTATTCCGGGAAGAGGAGGAATCTTTGCAGGACGGAGAGTGTTCTGTATATGAGAAGCAAGGTCTGTTTCTTTTGTAATACCGTTCTGTTCAATTATTTCTTTTACGGAAATAACATTTTTTACTGCCGTTGCAGCAAAATCCGAAAGTTTTGTTGCTTTTTTAAAGTCATCTTCCGTAAAGCGTGGACTTGAGTGGTTTCTTGAGAGAGCTACAAGTCCTACTACAGAATCTTCAACCTTCATAGGAGCTATGATGTAACTTCCGCATTCAAGGAATTCTTCCGGTCCGTTCTGGAAAATACGGTCATCAAGTTCAGGTTTTGTTATGAGCTCTGCCTTTCCTGAAGATGCGATTTCACCAAAGAGGTTGTCTCGTAAAGGAAATGACGCAAATTTAAAGTTCGTAGCTACGCGAATCGGTTTGTGAGGCATGTCATTCGGCAGTTTATATGGTGGCGGAAAGTCGCCGTCAAA
Above is a window of Treponema rectale DNA encoding:
- a CDS encoding 1,4-alpha-glucan branching protein domain-containing protein, coding for MCKKNLVLIINAHQGYIRNINEKIDFSAENEILFSAMTDTYIPLLDLFNNLADDGINYKIGLVLSSTLCSLISDSKIIQQYENYLENCISLGENELKRLNGKPEAKNAEYCLKRLKKIKESFIVKYHRNLIEQFKSLAQKEYLELIPTAATYAYLPHYQDLTEAINAQVETGLYSQKYFFGEAGEGFYIPYMGWTKGLEKILKPYGVNYTIVDPRSLLFSNPKIETGIFCPVRTGNSLAIFAAEPDSEKCFTGDDGFVSNPVYLSVHKDIGFELKDEDLTVLERKNNVRFLTGYRYWCNVEDEDEYEDAPLYDNEAAQKQIKEDAEKFVQAKTEKLNTAKEYLPEDDAVLVCPLSAELFGQKWFEGIDFLEQVIRIISKENEIELNTCKNLISNQYTLPKAELYPCSGDDSGYGEDLLDITNSWMMRYVKKASERMIDLTERLPSETSLKGRMLNLAAKEILLAQSGEWPAMLHSNQLPEYIKERFKSAILSFTTIYDSLASNSVSTQWLTEKEKEDCLYPWMNYRIFSRKK
- a CDS encoding DUF4912 domain-containing protein gives rise to the protein MARTYGINVPSDLNRNFIIGELLEITEEAAQPEEATPVEDSDIRIATVLPKTYNDTTIHIFMRNPVWLFAYWDIKASDLKTMKEEFDFEELFIHVSFFENENDEKSSDSFDVKLNFDNNELYILIPANRHFVMATLAYRVSGEAPRTLAFTKKLEIPQEDEAVRNLQPGKKFPMSELTKISGMDDLLYKHYMTHRQSFSN
- a CDS encoding ATP-binding protein; the encoded protein is MEEIKQLRSDGNDPLFDKSNMLYKEFPSDFRQIRYFTLLIVQSAPLEIKEINLLEQQISEIIKNGVKHGNNCDINKKIHVWYSFSPSHAHIIVEDEGEGFKDLEKWNEFNTKRLECLHNSNFEELANYVTFRTKKSDDQDGGNALFAAMEYWNGGFVYNDKRNGVAMLKHFQQKRHGVTVE
- a CDS encoding anti-sigma factor antagonist; this encodes MELKIRKNGDVYIIDVNGEMDLYNSYKLKELVMKMLEKNVKQFIINLEQVDYIDSSGIGALIYICSTIKKMNLKLYISNIHGSVKKVIELTKLMGYFPIANSVEEALLMINE
- a CDS encoding GAF domain-containing SpoIIE family protein phosphatase; the encoded protein is MNNNVAYIPMAATAIVAALLFVMLIIIKKRKTARVSFILFLSDLTVLIGSLYAAYKINQRGNTDAVFIFTAVIAAASFLLIPYALMLCTFEPKKFEKLVPVFVNKAALKAQQAKEAAENAIEEKKRAELSAGDETILNISRAFMNQAASSFNDENGMNLLLDYINKTVREETKADGGAILMVDDFEDVIAVKSFDGDFPPPYKLPNDMPHKPIRVATNFKFASFPLRDNLFGEIASSGKAELITKPELDDRIFQNGPEEFLECGSYIIAPMKVEDSVVGLVALSRNHSSPRFTEDDFKKATKLSDFAATAVKNVISVKEIIEQNGITKETDLASHIQNTLRPAKIPPLPGIQVGTIFEQNEGVCGDYYDVIPSRKDRISFVLGDIAGKGINSVIIMTMIRAMTRLVVNTKQTAGTILTWVNKGIASESFSTDHFGSCALINYDPVSHKAEYSTCGTTPVYYFDSTAKTFSCISHTSEPIGVEKASEYKEYVQEIKKGDILVSFSDGIIESLNGQGQQYSVESLLNVIKKNCGSSGKDIANLVKADIQNFCGETEQHDDQTLLVIKF